The following proteins are co-located in the Cupriavidus pauculus genome:
- a CDS encoding NAD kinase: MSAPSKPSATRAPFKTVALVGRHSTAGIEGPLEELASCISRNGQDVVFERETAAATGLTGYPVLTPEEIGREADVAVVLGGDGTLLGLARQLAGHDVPVIGVNHGRLGFMTDIPLEDVTRTLPEMLAGRYEAETRMLLESRVIRDDGVIFSALAFNDVVVNRSGISGMVELAVSVDGYFMYNQRSDGLIVSTPTGSTAYALAAGGPILHPTLSGLVLVPIAPHALSNRPIVLPHDAEVTIEVASARDVSVNFDMQSLASLLPGDRIVVRRSAKTVNLLHPVGYNYYATLRKKLHWHEYPTEDNRL; this comes from the coding sequence ATGTCTGCCCCCTCCAAGCCCAGCGCCACGCGCGCGCCGTTCAAGACCGTCGCCCTGGTGGGCAGGCATTCGACCGCCGGTATCGAAGGCCCGCTGGAGGAACTGGCGTCCTGCATCTCCCGCAACGGCCAGGACGTGGTGTTCGAGCGCGAGACCGCCGCGGCCACCGGCCTGACCGGCTACCCGGTGCTGACGCCCGAGGAAATCGGCCGCGAGGCCGACGTGGCCGTGGTGCTGGGCGGCGACGGCACGCTGCTGGGCCTGGCCCGCCAGCTTGCCGGCCACGACGTGCCGGTGATCGGCGTGAACCACGGCCGGCTGGGCTTCATGACCGACATCCCGCTCGAAGACGTCACCCGCACGCTGCCCGAGATGCTGGCCGGCCGCTACGAGGCCGAGACCCGCATGCTGCTGGAATCGCGCGTGATCCGCGACGATGGGGTAATTTTCTCGGCGTTGGCGTTCAACGACGTGGTCGTCAACCGGTCCGGCATCTCGGGCATGGTCGAACTGGCCGTCTCGGTGGACGGCTACTTCATGTACAACCAGCGGTCCGACGGCCTGATCGTCTCCACGCCCACCGGCTCCACCGCCTACGCGCTGGCCGCCGGCGGGCCGATCCTGCATCCCACGCTGTCCGGCCTGGTGCTGGTGCCAATTGCCCCGCACGCGCTGTCCAACCGCCCGATCGTGCTGCCGCACGACGCGGAGGTGACGATCGAGGTGGCCAGCGCGCGCGATGTCAGCGTCAACTTCGACATGCAGTCGCTGGCGTCGCTGCTGCCGGGCGACCGCATCGTGGTGCGCCGCTCGGCCAAGACCGTCAACCTGCTGCATCCGGTGGGCTACAACTACTACGCCACGCTGCGCAAGAAGCTGCACTGGCACGAGTACCCCACCGAAGACAACCGGCTCTGA